One Saccharopolyspora erythraea NRRL 2338 genomic region harbors:
- a CDS encoding carboxylate--amine ligase has product MGRHHGRLDGLDTSTPAVVFKLDPNVMHHGGLGLIRSLGRAGVPMYAVQEHRYAPAAHSRYVRGHWVWRPDAQDVDGVLRGLRGIAERIGRTAVLFPTDDAGAIFLAEHGNSLREWFSFPQPPHDLPRLLAGKYTMYRLCQALGVPCAQATMVGSPDEAGEFADRFGFPVVVKLPTPWRNGAGRRSTTIVHDRAELAELCRLPGDQRLMLQEYLPGGIGHDWFFHGYCDAEARCTASFVGTKERSYPAHAGLTSLGRWAENAELHRHATDLLHRLDFRGIVDLDFRWDARDGQYKLLDFNPRLGAQFRLFEDSAGVDVALAAYLDLTGQATPAGTSVPGRRFLVENYDPIAALRYWRDGRLGLRSWADSVRAVDETAWYARDDLTPFALMCLWMGARAATRPLRRLHFRPGKEKKV; this is encoded by the coding sequence ATGGGCAGGCACCACGGCCGTCTCGACGGCCTCGACACCTCGACCCCCGCGGTGGTCTTCAAGCTCGACCCCAACGTCATGCACCACGGTGGGCTCGGCCTGATCCGCAGCCTCGGGCGGGCCGGTGTGCCGATGTACGCGGTGCAGGAGCACCGGTACGCGCCGGCCGCGCACTCCCGCTACGTGCGGGGCCACTGGGTGTGGCGGCCCGACGCCCAGGACGTGGACGGCGTGCTGCGGGGACTGCGCGGCATCGCCGAGCGGATCGGGCGCACCGCGGTGCTGTTCCCGACCGACGACGCGGGTGCGATCTTCCTCGCCGAGCACGGGAACTCGCTGCGGGAGTGGTTCAGCTTCCCGCAGCCGCCGCACGACCTGCCGCGGCTGCTCGCCGGCAAGTACACGATGTACCGGCTGTGCCAGGCGCTCGGCGTGCCGTGCGCCCAGGCGACGATGGTGGGAAGTCCCGACGAGGCGGGCGAGTTCGCCGACCGCTTCGGGTTCCCGGTGGTGGTCAAGCTCCCGACACCGTGGCGCAACGGCGCCGGGCGGCGCAGCACGACGATCGTGCACGACCGGGCCGAGCTCGCCGAGCTGTGCCGGCTGCCCGGAGACCAGCGGCTGATGCTGCAGGAGTACCTGCCGGGCGGCATCGGGCACGACTGGTTCTTCCACGGCTACTGCGACGCCGAAGCGCGGTGCACCGCCTCCTTCGTGGGCACCAAGGAGCGGTCGTACCCGGCGCACGCCGGGCTGACCAGCCTCGGCCGCTGGGCCGAGAACGCCGAACTGCACCGGCACGCGACCGATCTGCTGCACCGGCTGGACTTCCGGGGCATCGTGGACCTGGACTTCCGCTGGGACGCCAGGGACGGCCAGTACAAGCTGCTGGACTTCAACCCCCGTCTCGGAGCGCAGTTCCGGTTGTTCGAGGACAGCGCGGGCGTGGACGTCGCGCTGGCCGCCTACCTGGACCTGACCGGACAGGCCACGCCCGCCGGGACCTCGGTTCCCGGCAGGCGGTTCCTGGTCGAGAACTACGACCCGATCGCCGCGCTGCGCTACTGGCGCGACGGGCGGCTCGGGCTGCGCTCGTGGGCCGACTCGGTCCGCGCGGTGGACGAGACCGCGTGGTACGCGCGCGACGACCTCACACCCTTCGCGTTGATGTGCCTGTGGATGGGCGCACGCG
- a CDS encoding nucleotide sugar dehydrogenase: MTASPLALAVNGREHQLFERLVPFIRRNAHVGEPVAVVGLGYVGLPTAYSLAACGARVTGLDTSARRLTEIRAGEVDLPEAQRRGLAEVLESGALRLSDNAAVLTEADTVIVCVPTPVDEDRTPDLSALRAACESVVAHVRNGQTIILTSTTFVGTTRMLLVEPLRRRGLRVGTDVHVAFSPERIDPGNLDHTQRETPRIVGGVTRSCAERAAHVIGRTTDSVYLVGSPEAAELTKLYENIFRAVNLALANEIADVCRDLDLDPVEVTIAAGTKPYGFLGSFPGPGVGGHCIPCDPHYLLWQLREHGVRVPLIEQAMRSIEHRPDQVVRRVLEELVDAAVPPRGARVLIAGVSYKAGVRDLRESPALPIISGLRRAGVHVSYYDPLIPEVVLEDGTELQSVPDPGQDCDLVLMHTVHPGLDYGWATRCPLVIDATYQFDAAAHRRVV; this comes from the coding sequence GTGACCGCAAGTCCACTCGCCCTGGCCGTCAACGGCAGGGAGCACCAGCTCTTCGAACGGCTGGTCCCGTTCATACGGCGCAACGCCCACGTCGGCGAACCCGTCGCGGTAGTCGGTCTGGGTTACGTCGGACTGCCCACGGCCTACTCGCTCGCGGCGTGCGGAGCGCGGGTCACCGGTCTGGACACCAGCGCGCGGCGGCTGACCGAGATCCGGGCGGGTGAGGTCGACCTGCCGGAGGCGCAGCGACGGGGGCTGGCCGAGGTGCTGGAGTCGGGCGCGCTGCGGCTCTCGGACAACGCGGCGGTGCTGACCGAAGCCGACACGGTCATCGTGTGCGTGCCCACGCCCGTCGACGAGGACCGCACTCCCGATCTCTCGGCGCTGCGCGCGGCGTGCGAGAGCGTCGTCGCCCACGTGCGCAACGGGCAGACGATCATCCTCACCTCGACCACGTTCGTCGGCACCACCCGGATGCTGCTGGTGGAGCCGCTGCGCAGGCGCGGGCTGCGGGTGGGCACCGACGTGCACGTGGCCTTCAGCCCGGAGCGCATCGACCCCGGCAACCTCGACCACACCCAGCGGGAGACCCCGCGCATCGTGGGTGGCGTCACGAGGTCCTGCGCGGAGCGGGCGGCGCACGTCATCGGGCGCACCACCGACTCGGTGTACCTGGTCGGCTCGCCGGAGGCGGCGGAGCTGACCAAGCTCTACGAGAACATCTTCCGCGCGGTGAACCTGGCGCTGGCCAACGAGATCGCCGACGTCTGCCGCGACCTGGACCTCGATCCCGTCGAGGTCACCATCGCCGCCGGGACCAAGCCCTACGGGTTCCTCGGCAGCTTCCCCGGTCCCGGCGTCGGCGGGCACTGCATCCCGTGCGACCCGCACTACCTGCTGTGGCAGCTGCGCGAGCACGGCGTGCGGGTGCCGCTGATCGAGCAGGCGATGCGTTCCATCGAGCACCGGCCGGACCAGGTCGTGCGCCGGGTCCTGGAGGAACTGGTCGACGCTGCCGTGCCACCCCGCGGCGCGAGGGTGCTGATCGCCGGTGTCAGCTACAAGGCCGGCGTGCGGGACCTGCGCGAGTCGCCCGCGCTGCCGATCATCTCCGGCCTGCGCCGGGCGGGGGTCCACGTCTCCTACTACGACCCGCTCATCCCCGAAGTGGTGCTGGAGGACGGGACGGAGCTGCAGAGCGTCCCGGACCCGGGCCAGGACTGCGACCTGGTCCTCATGCACACCGTCCACCCCGGACTCGACTACGGCTGGGCCACGCGGTGCCCGCTGGTGATCGACGCGACCTACCAGTTCGACGCCGCCGCCCACCGCCGGGTCGTGTGA
- a CDS encoding polysaccharide deacetylase family protein, whose translation MAWTVQEQIAAPSGRALPYVLMYHSVSEYAQDPYRVTVDPARFERQLRWLERRGLRGVSMGELMAADDPRGLVGLTFDDGYQDFMHHVVPALRRHGFTATVFVIAGRLGGSNVWDPDGPRKPLMTSEQVEQAVLAGMEIGSHGMLHRRLSELDDDELAEEVAGSREVLRTLSGQDVGGFCYPYGDLSRRVRDAVRDCGYDYGCAIWYSPLTGRHALPRTYVGDSDGHLRLLAKRVRHEMGVTELLSFR comes from the coding sequence ATGGCCTGGACCGTTCAGGAGCAGATCGCGGCCCCATCGGGGCGCGCGCTGCCGTACGTGCTGATGTACCACTCGGTTTCCGAGTACGCGCAAGACCCCTACCGGGTGACGGTGGACCCCGCCCGGTTCGAGCGGCAGCTGCGGTGGCTGGAGCGCCGCGGGCTGCGGGGCGTGTCGATGGGCGAGCTGATGGCGGCCGACGACCCGCGCGGCCTGGTCGGCCTGACCTTCGACGACGGCTACCAGGACTTCATGCACCACGTCGTGCCCGCCCTGCGGCGGCACGGCTTCACCGCGACCGTGTTCGTCATCGCAGGCAGGCTCGGCGGCAGCAACGTCTGGGACCCGGACGGGCCGCGCAAGCCGTTGATGACCTCCGAGCAGGTCGAGCAGGCCGTCCTGGCCGGGATGGAGATCGGCTCGCACGGCATGCTGCACCGCCGCCTGTCCGAACTGGACGACGACGAGCTGGCGGAGGAGGTGGCGGGCAGCCGCGAGGTGCTGCGCACCCTGTCCGGTCAGGACGTCGGCGGGTTCTGCTACCCCTACGGGGACCTGAGCCGGCGGGTGCGCGACGCGGTGCGCGACTGCGGCTACGACTACGGGTGCGCGATCTGGTACTCGCCGCTGACCGGCAGGCACGCGCTCCCGCGCACCTACGTCGGCGACAGCGACGGCCACCTCAGGCTGCTGGCCAAGCGGGTCCGTCACGAGATGGGGGTAACCGAACTCCTGTCATTTCGGTAG
- a CDS encoding RNA-guided endonuclease InsQ/TnpB family protein gives MRLRYGFRLYPTLGQQTALAKAFGCARVVFNDAIAARRDADIEGLPAPKSAELSRTLITAAKKTPGRSWLGEVSAVVLQQSLRDAERAFKNFFDSISGKRKGRKMGAPRFKTRRDRRQSIRFTANARWSITLGGKLRLPKIGDVPVCWSRQLPSTPSSVTVIKDSAGRYFAYFVIDTNPEPITGDAPEIGIDLGLGHFAVLSDGTKIAAPRFLRKAEKKLKRAQQDLSRKQKGSNNRDKARVKMARAHARVADARREFHHQLSTRLIRENQAIAVEDLAVSRLARTRLAKSVHDAGWSSFVSMLEYKAALHGRKVTRIGRFEPTTRTCSNCGAKDVPKPLHVRTWQCQECGVWLDRDINAAVNVAKAAGLAVTACEAHVRPEIVRAERGETGTHRSDLAARSPRRQTR, from the coding sequence GTGCGGCTTCGGTATGGCTTCCGCTTGTACCCGACGCTTGGTCAGCAAACCGCGCTGGCGAAGGCGTTCGGGTGTGCTCGTGTGGTGTTCAACGACGCCATCGCGGCACGCCGGGACGCCGACATCGAAGGGCTTCCCGCGCCGAAGTCCGCCGAGCTGTCCAGGACGCTGATCACCGCCGCGAAGAAGACCCCCGGCCGGTCCTGGCTGGGTGAGGTGTCGGCCGTGGTACTGCAACAGTCGTTGCGGGACGCAGAGCGGGCTTTCAAGAACTTCTTCGACTCGATCAGTGGTAAGCGCAAGGGCCGCAAGATGGGGGCACCGAGGTTCAAGACACGCCGTGACCGGCGGCAATCGATCCGGTTTACCGCCAACGCCCGCTGGTCGATCACGCTGGGCGGGAAACTCCGTTTGCCGAAGATCGGCGATGTGCCGGTGTGCTGGTCTCGCCAGCTGCCCTCAACGCCGTCGAGCGTGACCGTGATCAAGGACTCCGCCGGACGGTACTTCGCGTATTTCGTGATCGACACCAACCCCGAACCCATCACCGGTGACGCCCCGGAAATCGGGATCGACCTCGGACTGGGGCACTTCGCGGTCCTGTCGGACGGAACCAAGATTGCTGCGCCGAGGTTCCTGCGCAAGGCGGAGAAGAAGCTCAAGCGGGCACAGCAAGACCTCTCCCGCAAGCAGAAAGGGTCGAACAACAGAGACAAAGCCAGGGTCAAGATGGCTCGCGCTCACGCGCGGGTCGCCGACGCGCGACGCGAGTTCCACCACCAGCTGTCCACCCGGCTGATTCGCGAGAACCAAGCGATCGCGGTGGAAGACCTGGCGGTGTCGAGACTGGCACGCACTCGCCTGGCCAAGTCCGTCCACGACGCCGGATGGTCGTCGTTCGTGTCGATGCTCGAATACAAAGCCGCCCTCCACGGACGGAAGGTGACCCGCATCGGCAGGTTCGAACCCACCACGCGGACTTGCTCGAACTGCGGGGCGAAAGACGTGCCCAAGCCGCTGCACGTACGCACCTGGCAATGCCAGGAGTGCGGTGTGTGGCTGGACCGGGATATCAACGCGGCGGTCAACGTCGCGAAGGCCGCTGGACTGGCGGTGACAGCCTGTGAAGCGCATGTAAGACCCGAAATCGTTCGGGCTGAGCGCGGTGAAACAGGAACCCACCGAAGCGACCTGGCGGCGCGAAGCCCACGCCGCCAGACGCGGTAG
- a CDS encoding amidohydrolase: MGLTATGGLLGSGCAPQSPGGPRPPAGPTLIDNVKGITLTADGTREFTNLLVGPDGRVAGLDVANAGGATRVDGKGRVVIPGLHDAHGHFGGLGANTTQLDLAGTRSLEEAMRALRAHAEQNPDKRWITGRGWNDVVWGLGRLPGAADLDAVVADRPVWLVRVDGHAGVANTAALREAGVGAATPTPPGGEIVRGADGAPTGALVDAAQDLVERHLPQPTTEDLRRRFLAAQSKLHEVGLTGISDAGTGAAELAVLHGLAASGELTIRTNSFLTWDAFAEIGADARRDSVAGDVLRVGTVKLYVDGALGSHGAALLRPYADDPGNSGLPQMDAAELGRRVTAVMRAGYQVATHAIGDAGNRMVLDAYEAALAATGNRMRHRVEHAQVMSTSDIPRLRRLGVIASMQPVHATDDMNMAESRIGLERMAGAYAWRAILDQGITIASGSDFPVSSHNPFDGLHAAVTRTDREGRPHGGWYAEQAMTPVEALRTFTGDAVFAAHQERVLGTLEPGRWADFVVLDQDPLQPPAGRHRWQTRVLQTWVAGRRVGEYGEF; encoded by the coding sequence GTGGGGCTGACCGCCACCGGCGGGCTGCTCGGTTCGGGCTGCGCCCCGCAGTCGCCGGGTGGCCCACGCCCGCCGGCCGGGCCGACGCTCATCGACAACGTCAAAGGCATCACGCTCACCGCGGACGGAACCCGCGAGTTCACCAACCTGCTCGTCGGGCCGGACGGCCGGGTCGCCGGGCTGGACGTGGCCAACGCCGGTGGCGCCACCCGGGTGGACGGCAAGGGGCGGGTCGTCATCCCCGGCCTCCACGACGCGCACGGGCACTTCGGCGGCCTCGGCGCCAACACGACCCAGCTCGACCTGGCCGGCACCAGGTCGCTGGAGGAGGCGATGCGGGCGCTCAGGGCGCACGCCGAGCAGAACCCGGACAAGCGCTGGATCACCGGCCGCGGCTGGAACGACGTCGTGTGGGGCCTCGGCAGGCTGCCCGGCGCCGCCGACCTCGACGCCGTGGTCGCGGACCGCCCGGTGTGGCTGGTGCGCGTCGACGGGCACGCGGGCGTGGCGAACACGGCGGCGCTGCGGGAAGCGGGGGTCGGGGCGGCGACGCCGACCCCACCCGGCGGGGAGATCGTGCGCGGCGCCGACGGCGCGCCGACCGGTGCGCTGGTGGACGCGGCGCAGGACCTCGTCGAACGGCACCTGCCGCAGCCGACCACCGAGGACCTCAGGCGGCGGTTCCTGGCGGCGCAGAGCAAGTTGCACGAAGTGGGGCTCACCGGGATCAGCGACGCGGGCACCGGCGCGGCCGAACTCGCGGTGCTGCACGGGCTCGCCGCCTCCGGCGAGCTGACCATCCGCACCAACTCGTTTCTGACCTGGGACGCGTTCGCCGAAATCGGGGCGGACGCGCGCCGCGACTCGGTCGCCGGCGACGTGCTGCGCGTGGGCACGGTGAAGCTCTACGTCGACGGCGCGCTGGGAAGCCACGGCGCCGCGTTGCTGCGGCCATACGCCGACGATCCGGGGAACTCGGGCCTGCCGCAGATGGACGCCGCCGAGCTCGGGCGGCGCGTCACCGCGGTGATGCGGGCGGGCTACCAGGTTGCCACGCACGCGATCGGCGACGCCGGCAACCGGATGGTCCTCGACGCCTACGAGGCCGCGCTCGCCGCGACGGGGAACCGCATGCGGCACCGGGTCGAGCACGCCCAGGTCATGTCCACATCGGACATACCGAGGCTGCGGCGCCTCGGCGTCATCGCCTCGATGCAGCCGGTGCACGCGACCGACGACATGAACATGGCCGAGTCGCGCATCGGACTCGAGCGGATGGCGGGCGCCTACGCCTGGCGGGCCATCCTCGACCAGGGCATCACCATCGCCTCCGGATCCGACTTCCCGGTCTCCTCGCACAACCCGTTCGACGGGCTGCACGCCGCGGTCACCCGCACCGACCGCGAGGGCCGCCCGCACGGCGGCTGGTACGCCGAGCAGGCCATGACGCCTGTCGAAGCGCTGCGCACCTTCACCGGCGACGCCGTCTTCGCCGCGCACCAGGAACGGGTGCTGGGCACCCTGGAACCGGGCAGGTGGGCGGACTTCGTCGTCCTCGACCAGGACCCGCTGCAACCACCGGCGGGCCGGCACCGCTGGCAGACCCGCGTCCTGCAGACCTGGGTGGCCGGCCGCAGGGTGGGGGAGTACGGGGAGTTTTGA